The following are from one region of the Halictus rubicundus isolate RS-2024b chromosome 15, iyHalRubi1_principal, whole genome shotgun sequence genome:
- the LOC143361596 gene encoding GPI mannosyltransferase 4 isoform X2: MSSKNEYRRSIDEYKPAVPIRRKIGPYWFLAILRIILTLIPQTGYIHPDEYFQSIEVVSGDYFDIDVQKPWEFNSTFPIRTALIPQITVGIPYSILTRVSQYTLFYFGMSLKTPYFLLLLPRLLMCGLSFISDYCLYKICYMYGQNYKIRLVAYASSYVMLVYATRTLSNTVELVLTALLLYYASYCMVYSEKVVVQSDYLSEKYNKAQTGVERVKYYKLKASLPPHSLNHCFKIATITVVGIFNRPTFIAFAFAPIFFWLQRGLGSRSIGFGDFHIRIFSFVACGVPVAIFFILVDSFYFGYLTMAEIGRLSISMSNFVVTPLNFFKYNANSKNLQNHGLHPYYVHFVVNVPLLFNVLGVIGLFTFGKMLHSGLKARWLDLPRIQSVVGLMTASFIVPIVMLSIFPHQEPRFIIPTVLPLVFLYAPDLNQTSGVDTIAKVTKNDAENSNLETKKKLAKLQLCWFMGNIVLAFFYGFAHQGGVLPLMSHLANELKAKPELTHIHLFTSHTYSLPTALLHLRNTKRTYVSSGNHKYKLVKDFHLYEEGSKSINDVYNIIALKIRDCEQKYVANRIPYRLYYALPATDMEEFISIQNNTNLFNYHIVKKFQPHVTVEKLPLSRISNVFIHLTNINTISTETFSEIMNNIFNAFQQLQLILVRIEYVTHNKQKSIYF; encoded by the exons ATATTGATGTTCAGAAACCATGGGAATTCAATTCCACATTTCCCATAAGAACTGCTTTAATACCGCAAATTACTGTTGGCATACCATACTCGATCTTAACAAGAGTTTCTCAATATACACTTTTCTACTTTGGCATGTCATTAAAGACGCCATACTTTCTTCTATTACTTCCACGTCTATTGATGTGTGGCTTATCCTTTATATCAGACTATTGTCTATATAAAATATGCTACATGTAtggacaaaattataaaataagacTGGTCGCTTATGCCAGTTCTTATGTTATGCTTGTTTACGCGACTCGGACATTATCGAATACTGTTGAGTTGGTATTGACAGCTTTGTTACTGTACTATGCATCATACTGTATGGTATATTCAGAAAAG gtAGTTGTTCAAAGCGACTATCTTTCAGAGAAATATAACAAAGCACAAACTGGAGTGGAGAGAGTAAAATATTACAAGCTTAAAGCTTCATTACCCCCACATTCTTTGAATCATTGCTTTAAAATTGCAACAATTACAGTAGTCGGTATATTTAATAGACCAACATTCATTGCATTTGCCTTTGCCCCTATATTTTTCTGGTTGCAAAGAGGTCTAGGATCAAGGAGCATAGGTTTTGGAGATTTTCACATTCGAATATTCAGTTTTGTAGCATGTGGAGTACCTGTGGCTATCTTCTTTATTCTAGTCGACAGCTTTTATTTTGGTTACCTAACTATGGCAGAGATAGGTAGACTTAGTATTAGTATGAGCAATTTTGTAGTTACACCACTCAATTTCTTCAAGTACAACGCAAACAGCAAAAACCTACAAAATCATGGATTGCATCCATATTATGTGCATTTCGTAGTAAATGTTCCTCTTTTGTTCAATGTTCTTGGAGTTATTGGTCTCTTTACATTTGGGAAAATGTTACACAG TGGCTTGAAAGCTCGCTGGTTGGATTTACCACGCATACAAAGTGTTGTCGGTTTGATGACTGCATCTTTTATTGTACCTATTGTAATGCTGTCTATTTTCCCGCATCAAGAACCTCGATTTATAATACCAACAGTGCTACCTCTGGTTTTCTTGTATGCACCAGACCTGAATCAAACTTCAGGCGTTGATACTATTGCAAAAGTTACTAAAAACGATGCAGAGAACAGTAACTtggaaacaaaaaagaaactcGCGAAATTGCAACTGTGTTGGTTTATGGGTAATATTGTATTAGCATTCTTTTATGGGTTTGCTCACCAAGGTGGTGTTCTACCACTGATGTCTCATTTAGCTAATGAATTAAAAGCCAAACCAGAGCTGACTCATATACATCTATTTACATCGCATACTTATTCTTTACCAACTGCACTTTTACATTTGAGAAATACTAAGAGAACTTATGTAAGTAGTGGAAATCATAAGTACAAATTAGTCAAAGATTTTCATCTTTACGAAGAAGGATCAAAGTCTATAAATGATGTTTATAATATCATTGCCTTAAAGATCCGTGATtgtgaacagaaatatgttgcaAACAGGATACCTTATAGATTATATTATGCTCTTCCTGCCACTGACATGgaagaatttatttctattcaaAATAACACTAACCTATTCAATTATcatattgtaaaaaaatttcaacCACATGTTACAGTCGAGAAATTACCACTCTCAAgaatttctaatgtttttatacATTTAACAAATATAAACACAATTTCAACCGAGACATTTAGtgaaattatgaataatatatttaatgcaTTTCAGCAATTGCAATTAATTTTAGTACGAATAGAATATGTAAcccataataaacaaaaaagtatatatttttaa